The following are from one region of the Pseudomonadota bacterium genome:
- a CDS encoding UPF0158 family protein: MSESSNKHKPAGKNQVPIAWEALEDAFENNAPEVHSYLHLATGEVVRIVDGVADPAMHRRILADSSYVRVDAVSSREQYRWMERFIATVDQLELRRKLVEAIDGKGAFRRFKDVLMSHPIDRERWFVFRSERLRTCMAAWLEAHGIEPVERTQWHVPTADEVKAAANREEAERPDRRSRAAAAEALRSRLLELAAALPVRELDTAVAYLEFLRERRHLPRAHAKLAGAPAGRSASAAVSVSPGEATEDSDAAQDAPSESEQRAVGAAGSRAREG; the protein is encoded by the coding sequence ATGAGCGAGTCTTCCAACAAACACAAGCCGGCGGGCAAGAACCAAGTACCTATTGCGTGGGAGGCGCTGGAGGACGCCTTCGAAAACAACGCCCCCGAAGTGCACAGTTACCTGCACTTGGCGACGGGCGAAGTCGTGCGCATCGTCGACGGGGTCGCCGATCCCGCAATGCATAGACGCATCCTGGCCGACAGCAGCTACGTGCGCGTCGATGCCGTCTCCTCCCGCGAGCAGTATCGCTGGATGGAGCGATTCATCGCCACGGTCGATCAGTTGGAGTTGCGCAGGAAGCTGGTCGAGGCGATAGACGGCAAGGGAGCCTTCCGGCGCTTCAAGGACGTGCTGATGAGTCACCCGATCGACCGCGAGCGCTGGTTCGTCTTCCGCTCCGAGCGTCTGCGGACATGCATGGCGGCTTGGTTGGAAGCGCACGGCATCGAGCCTGTCGAGCGCACGCAATGGCACGTTCCTACAGCCGACGAGGTCAAGGCCGCGGCCAACCGCGAGGAGGCCGAGCGTCCCGACCGGCGCTCGCGTGCGGCCGCGGCGGAAGCTCTTAGGAGTCGTCTGCTCGAGCTCGCGGCCGCCCTCCCCGTACGCGAGCTCGATACGGCGGTTGCGTACCTGGAGTTTCTGCGGGAGCGCCGTCACCTTCCGCGTGCCCATGCCAAGCTCGCGGGCGCGCCAGCCGGCAGATCCGCGTCCGCCGCGGTTTCGGTGAGCCCCGGGGAAGCGACCGAGGACAGTGACGCTGCGCAGGATGCCCCCTCCGAGTCGGAGCAACGCGCTGTCGGGGCAGCGGGCAGCAGGGCGCGAGAGGGATAA
- the rimI gene encoding ribosomal protein S18-alanine N-acetyltransferase translates to MKGPATLDGLAEGPLVSTMLERDLDEVHAIAASCFPRPWPRTALANELSLPCAILRVLRAEAGGTVYAFATAWHFAGELHIHNIATLPEARRRGYATTLTRALIDRNRAQIVLLEVRISNEAAQRMYRGLGFRVRGLRRGYYADNGEHALQLELRRRSR, encoded by the coding sequence ATGAAGGGTCCGGCCACATTGGACGGCCTTGCTGAGGGCCCGCTGGTCTCAACCATGCTCGAGCGCGATCTGGACGAGGTCCATGCCATCGCCGCTAGCTGTTTCCCGCGACCGTGGCCGCGCACCGCGCTGGCCAACGAGCTCTCGCTGCCTTGCGCGATTCTTCGCGTTCTGCGAGCGGAGGCCGGCGGGACGGTCTACGCGTTTGCGACGGCCTGGCACTTCGCCGGCGAACTGCACATCCACAACATCGCCACGCTCCCTGAAGCTCGACGCCGCGGATACGCCACCACACTCACTCGAGCCCTTATCGACAGGAATCGCGCGCAAATCGTCCTGCTCGAAGTGCGGATCTCCAACGAAGCCGCACAGCGCATGTACCGCGGCCTTGGCTTTCGAGTGCGCGGCTTGCGTAGGGGCTATTACGCCGACAACGGTGAGCACGCGCTGCAGCTGGAGCTAAGGCGTCGGTCAAGATAG
- a CDS encoding VOC family protein has translation MSDEAQHAQHQIDYVEISVRNMREARQFYASAFDWRFNEYGPNYLGIQKDGGGESGGLCLAEKMRTGGPLVVIYSNDLDMTLERVRNAGGRITKDPFSFPGGRRFHFLDPSDNELAVWSQVAAGPDED, from the coding sequence ATGTCGGATGAAGCCCAACACGCCCAGCATCAGATCGACTACGTCGAGATATCCGTTAGGAACATGCGCGAGGCAAGGCAGTTCTACGCCAGCGCATTCGACTGGCGGTTCAACGAGTACGGACCCAACTACCTGGGCATCCAGAAAGACGGTGGCGGCGAATCGGGCGGGCTTTGCCTCGCAGAGAAAATGCGCACCGGTGGTCCCTTGGTCGTGATCTACTCGAACGACCTGGACATGACCCTCGAGCGAGTGCGTAACGCAGGAGGCAGAATCACCAAGGACCCGTTTTCCTTTCCGGGCGGCCGGAGGTTTCACTTCCTCGATCCCAGCGACAACGAGCTGGCGGTGTGGTCGCAGGTTGCTGCAGGTCCTGACGAGGACTGA
- a CDS encoding response regulator: MTKALNLSPRGGALGAPGSYRADTTHCRPYTKNAVEPCAASSSLAAGAGSHRQQADRARGAVLVIDDEPIVLRVTKLLLLYMGFTAHTSPGLQEGLRLFERHVQSLHAVLLDASMAEANLADTVGQLRRQAEVPIIVTSGYARHEVLADLGMAGTTDEVAFLQKPFRPDELASALSPHGGTGAFARTGSRSPLGS; this comes from the coding sequence TTGACCAAGGCTCTTAATCTCAGCCCGCGGGGAGGCGCGCTTGGCGCGCCGGGAAGCTACCGGGCCGACACCACGCACTGTCGGCCCTACACGAAAAACGCCGTAGAGCCGTGCGCAGCCTCGTCGAGCCTGGCTGCCGGCGCAGGATCGCATCGGCAGCAGGCGGACCGGGCACGCGGAGCGGTGTTGGTCATCGACGACGAGCCCATCGTGCTGCGAGTCACCAAGCTCTTGCTGCTCTACATGGGGTTCACGGCGCACACCTCCCCAGGCTTGCAGGAGGGACTCCGCTTGTTCGAACGGCATGTACAGAGCTTGCACGCCGTGTTGCTTGATGCTTCGATGGCGGAGGCTAATCTGGCGGACACGGTCGGCCAATTGCGACGGCAAGCAGAGGTGCCGATTATCGTAACGAGCGGATACGCTCGGCACGAGGTGCTGGCAGACCTCGGTATGGCTGGCACCACAGACGAGGTTGCCTTCCTGCAAAAGCCGTTTCGTCCCGACGAGTTGGCGAGCGCCCTATCGCCGCATGGGGGCACCGGCGCCTTTGCCCGAACCGGGTCGCGCTCGCCCCTGGGATCGTGA